The following coding sequences lie in one Methylotuvimicrobium alcaliphilum 20Z genomic window:
- a CDS encoding PhnD/SsuA/transferrin family substrate-binding protein: MLLLRLIILFLLSMLLLRPASVVADDTVRIGVLANRGKDRALVEWLPTAEYLANEISSRNFSIVPLDFNEIDKAVASGAVDFFVANSGIYVDFEARYGAGRIATMRKRNGGRGNTFFSGVIFARADRDDINTIADLKGKRFAAVSESSLGGYLAAWREMQAQGVMPEKHTRLSFLNTHDATVRAVLDGVVDAGTARSDTLEQMHKEGEIDLNELKIINPIQHENFSYLSSTRLYPEWPFAKLSDTPESLSLEVASALMLMSNDSSAAQAAGITGWTVAYNYRPVHDLLRELRLSPYEGVGRIGFEDFLRHYWHWLLLSILTPLVLSLVVVYFIRLNGRLRKTEIELIDARDYLADRVRERTAELEESRRRLERISKDWNDAFDAIGDPIFIHDAAMRIVRANPAYCDRAGMTLDQVIGRMYFELFPKLNEPMPACRNFPEDSFAKANELQLPNGDIFVSRSFGIMHADRSVKSAIHILEDVTELRKTEARRRILNRALEQAGEGIMILDCERRVIFCNPSLRALLGCDSHEPECNKRLFNKGDCLLVTAYFMSQLQALFDKAERDGEDFSAEMELNVPNGLGLPVFITVAGIVNDNDEREGFVLTVLDLSEVKQAEQALTYRIGLEALIAEIASNLSNARPEQVNEVVLKTLTQLGRFLDVDRVYIFDYDDTEDIFGHTHEWCAEGIEPQIDSLSKFTVESFPWLFGELMSGRSVKIEDVNRLPSVAILEREEFKRENILSLLSAPFNYGGVFSGFIGIDSVKRLRRWNEEEERLLQTVGEMIVNTLRRIKTMIHLQISETNLAAAQHIAHLGSWEWNIVTDELSWSDEVYRMFGFKPQQFVATYRRFLESISPKDRDFVADAVQNAFSRGDEYELDHRIRRADGVERVLHEIGEVIVNDAGEPIRMIGTVQDVTELRQAESEMRRLNRALRTLSLCNTTLVHAQQEQTLMNDICRILIDSGGYRFAWVGYAEHDDRKTIRPMAFAGGDIDLITSAELSWADDASGRNPAAYAIRNKETFILKDIVNNAHDFAPAWREAALAQGYASVVALPLISDDETLGAITLDSAEPDAFDQAELRLLEEMAGDLAFGIRALRIRQEREHTESVLKVAENRYEELYENAPNAYVSVAPKNGVLLQFNQSLCEMLGYDRAILETNTIFDLFGETEVGKLFAGEQSIRDIELNMRRADGRGLWVSLSIDPIKDETGCVAEYRASIIDISVRKHAEEEQQRFAEKLQGSLIQTIRAIAMTIEKRDPYTAGHQERVAELAVQIGRRMGFDAYRLEGLRLGATIHDIGKIAVPIEILNRPGKLEPMLFTIIKSHPSIGYEIVKGIEFPWPIAEMVVQHHERLDGSGYPHGLKGDEISLESRILAVADVVEAMASHRPYRAALGVQAALNEIERGKGSIYDASVVEFCHEVFEDGGMPW; the protein is encoded by the coding sequence ATGCTTCTGCTGCGCTTAATTATCTTGTTTTTATTGTCGATGTTGCTCTTGAGACCGGCGTCTGTTGTCGCGGACGATACGGTACGTATCGGCGTATTGGCGAATCGGGGCAAGGACCGCGCTTTGGTCGAATGGTTGCCGACGGCCGAGTATTTGGCGAATGAAATATCCAGTCGAAACTTTTCCATCGTTCCGTTAGATTTTAACGAAATCGATAAAGCTGTCGCTTCGGGCGCAGTCGATTTTTTTGTCGCGAACTCGGGAATCTATGTCGATTTCGAGGCGCGTTATGGCGCGGGGCGTATCGCTACAATGCGTAAGCGTAATGGTGGGCGCGGCAATACATTTTTTAGCGGCGTGATATTCGCGCGCGCGGACCGGGATGACATAAATACAATCGCCGACTTGAAAGGCAAGCGTTTCGCAGCAGTGAGCGAATCGTCATTAGGCGGATATCTGGCGGCCTGGCGTGAAATGCAGGCTCAGGGCGTGATGCCGGAGAAGCATACTCGGTTAAGTTTTCTTAATACCCATGATGCGACCGTTCGAGCGGTTTTAGATGGAGTTGTCGATGCCGGGACCGCGCGTAGCGATACTTTGGAGCAAATGCATAAAGAAGGTGAGATCGATCTGAATGAACTGAAAATCATCAACCCAATACAGCATGAAAATTTCAGTTATTTAAGCAGCACTCGCCTTTATCCCGAATGGCCATTCGCCAAACTCTCCGATACACCCGAGTCTTTGAGTCTCGAAGTTGCCTCGGCGTTAATGTTGATGTCAAACGATAGTTCTGCAGCTCAAGCAGCGGGAATTACCGGTTGGACTGTAGCTTATAACTACCGCCCGGTGCATGACTTATTGCGTGAGCTTCGTTTGAGCCCATATGAAGGTGTTGGCCGGATCGGTTTTGAGGATTTTCTGCGTCATTATTGGCATTGGTTGTTATTGTCGATACTGACGCCGTTGGTATTAAGCCTCGTTGTTGTTTATTTCATACGTCTGAATGGCCGCCTGCGCAAAACTGAAATCGAATTGATCGACGCGCGCGATTATTTAGCGGATAGAGTTAGGGAAAGAACCGCCGAATTGGAAGAAAGTCGGCGACGATTGGAGCGCATTAGCAAAGATTGGAACGATGCTTTCGATGCGATTGGCGATCCTATCTTCATTCACGATGCCGCGATGCGCATCGTTAGAGCCAACCCCGCTTATTGCGATCGTGCGGGAATGACACTGGATCAAGTCATTGGGCGCATGTATTTCGAATTATTCCCGAAACTGAATGAACCGATGCCCGCATGCCGTAATTTTCCGGAAGACAGTTTTGCAAAAGCAAACGAATTACAACTACCTAATGGAGATATATTCGTTTCGCGCTCCTTCGGGATTATGCATGCGGATAGAAGCGTCAAGAGTGCGATTCATATTTTGGAAGACGTAACCGAGTTGCGCAAGACAGAGGCGCGTCGAAGAATATTGAACCGAGCCCTAGAGCAGGCTGGCGAAGGTATTATGATATTGGATTGCGAGCGCCGGGTGATTTTTTGCAACCCGAGTTTGAGGGCTCTTCTAGGCTGCGATTCGCACGAACCCGAGTGCAACAAGCGCTTGTTTAATAAGGGAGACTGTTTATTGGTCACGGCCTATTTCATGTCGCAGTTGCAAGCGCTATTCGATAAAGCCGAGCGAGACGGCGAAGATTTTTCGGCCGAAATGGAATTGAATGTGCCGAACGGTCTTGGGTTGCCGGTTTTTATAACGGTTGCGGGAATTGTAAACGATAACGATGAGCGAGAAGGTTTTGTCTTGACCGTTCTGGACCTTAGCGAAGTCAAGCAGGCCGAACAGGCACTGACCTATCGTATCGGTTTAGAAGCCTTGATTGCCGAAATCGCTTCGAACTTGAGTAACGCTAGACCGGAACAAGTCAATGAAGTGGTTTTGAAAACCCTCACGCAATTAGGCCGGTTTTTAGACGTCGATCGGGTGTATATTTTCGATTACGACGATACCGAAGATATTTTTGGGCATACTCACGAGTGGTGTGCGGAAGGCATCGAGCCGCAAATCGATTCGCTAAGCAAATTTACGGTCGAATCCTTTCCGTGGTTGTTCGGAGAGCTGATGAGCGGAAGGAGCGTAAAGATAGAAGATGTTAATCGCTTGCCTTCCGTCGCTATCCTCGAGCGCGAGGAGTTCAAGCGGGAGAATATACTTTCGCTACTTTCTGCACCATTTAATTACGGCGGCGTTTTCTCGGGGTTTATCGGCATCGATTCCGTCAAGCGTCTTCGTCGTTGGAACGAAGAAGAAGAGCGTCTACTGCAAACGGTTGGCGAGATGATTGTCAACACCCTCCGCCGCATCAAGACGATGATTCATTTGCAGATCAGTGAAACGAACTTGGCCGCGGCTCAACACATCGCTCATCTAGGCAGTTGGGAATGGAATATTGTCACCGACGAGTTGTCGTGGTCCGACGAAGTGTACCGCATGTTCGGTTTCAAGCCGCAACAATTCGTTGCGACCTATCGAAGGTTTCTTGAGTCGATATCGCCGAAGGATCGCGACTTTGTGGCCGATGCCGTGCAAAATGCCTTCTCGCGAGGCGATGAGTATGAGCTCGATCACCGTATTCGACGTGCTGATGGTGTCGAGCGAGTGCTTCACGAAATCGGAGAAGTGATTGTCAACGATGCGGGAGAACCGATCCGTATGATCGGCACGGTACAGGATGTTACCGAGTTGCGTCAGGCCGAGAGTGAAATGCGTAGGCTCAACCGGGCATTGCGCACGCTGAGCCTGTGCAATACCACGCTTGTCCATGCGCAACAAGAACAAACTTTGATGAACGATATATGCCGTATCTTGATCGACAGCGGCGGTTACCGTTTTGCATGGGTCGGCTATGCGGAACACGACGATCGAAAAACGATTCGTCCGATGGCTTTTGCCGGGGGCGATATCGACTTGATTACCTCGGCCGAGCTGTCTTGGGCCGATGATGCAAGCGGACGTAATCCGGCCGCCTACGCCATTCGCAACAAGGAAACGTTTATTCTGAAAGATATCGTCAATAATGCTCATGATTTTGCCCCTGCATGGCGAGAAGCCGCGTTGGCACAAGGTTATGCGTCAGTGGTCGCGCTACCGTTGATTTCGGATGACGAAACCTTAGGTGCGATCACGCTCGATTCTGCTGAGCCGGATGCCTTCGATCAAGCCGAGTTGAGATTGCTCGAAGAAATGGCTGGCGACTTGGCGTTCGGTATCCGAGCATTGCGTATTCGACAAGAGCGCGAGCACACCGAGTCGGTATTGAAAGTCGCCGAGAATCGATACGAGGAATTATACGAAAACGCGCCTAATGCTTATGTATCTGTTGCACCCAAAAACGGAGTTTTGTTGCAGTTCAATCAGTCGTTATGCGAGATGTTGGGATATGACAGGGCTATTTTGGAAACGAACACGATTTTCGATCTGTTCGGGGAAACGGAAGTCGGGAAATTATTCGCCGGCGAGCAAAGCATTCGCGATATCGAGCTCAATATGCGCCGTGCCGATGGGCGCGGGCTGTGGGTTAGTCTTAGCATCGATCCAATAAAAGACGAAACAGGCTGCGTTGCCGAATACCGGGCCAGTATCATCGATATTTCGGTGCGCAAACATGCCGAGGAAGAACAGCAGCGTTTTGCCGAGAAATTGCAAGGCTCATTGATACAAACCATTCGCGCGATAGCCATGACGATTGAAAAGCGCGATCCGTATACCGCCGGGCACCAAGAGCGAGTTGCCGAGTTGGCCGTGCAAATCGGCAGGCGTATGGGTTTCGATGCTTATCGCTTGGAAGGATTGCGGTTAGGTGCGACGATACACGATATCGGTAAGATCGCCGTACCGATCGAAATACTCAATCGACCCGGTAAGCTAGAACCGATGTTGTTTACTATCATTAAAAGCCATCCGTCGATCGGTTATGAAATTGTCAAAGGCATCGAATTTCCATGGCCGATAGCCGAGATGGTTGTTCAACATCATGAACGTTTGGATGGCAGCGGTTATCCTCATGGACTCAAGGGCGATGAGATTTCTTTGGAATCGCGCATTCTCGCTGTCGCCGATGTTGTTGAAGCGATGGCCTCGCACCGTCCCTATCGGGCGGCTTTAGGAGTGCAAGCGGCTTTGAACGAGATTGAGCGAGGCAAGGGTTCTATCTATGATGCGAGTGTCGTAGAATTTTGCCATGAGGTCTTTGAGGACGGCGGAATGCCCTGGTGA